One genomic region from Eptesicus fuscus isolate TK198812 chromosome 4, DD_ASM_mEF_20220401, whole genome shotgun sequence encodes:
- the NHERF2 gene encoding Na(+)/H(+) exchange regulatory cofactor NHE-RF2 isoform X2, with translation MATPEPLRPRLCCLVRGEQGYGFHLHGEKGRRGQFIRRVEPGSPAEAAELRAGDRLVEVNGVNVEGETHHQVVQRIKAVEGQTRLLVVDKETDEELRRRQLTCTEEMAQRGLPPAHDPWEPKPGWTRAGSLGSKDGQKDVNGPPRELRPRLCHLRKGPQGYGFNLHSDKSRPGQYIRSVDVGSPAAHSGLRAQDRLIEVNGQNVEGLRHAEVVASIKAREDEARLLVVDPETDEHFKRLRVTPTEEHVEGPLPSPVTNGTSPAQDRSTWKHDPFQESGLHLSPTAAEAKEKAKATRVNKRAPQMDWNQKREIFSNF, from the exons ATGGCCACCCCAGAACCGCTGCGGCCGCGCCTGTGCTGCCTGGTGCGTGGCGAGCAAGGCTACGGCTTCCACCTGCATGGCGAGAAGGGCCGTCGCGGGCAGTTCATCCGGCGCGTGGAGCCCGGTTCCCCGGCCGAGGCGGCCGAGCTGCGCGCTGGAGACCGCCTGGTCGAGGTCAACGGCGTCAACGTGGAGGGCGAAACGCACCACCAG GTGGTCCAGAGGATCAAGGCTGTGGAGGGGCAGACGCGGCTGCTGGTGGTAGACAAGGAGACGGACGAGGAGCTGCGCCGGCGGCAGCTGACCTGCACTGAGGAGATGGCCCAGCGAGGGCTTCCACCCGCCCATGACCCCTGGGAGCCAAAGCCGGGCTGGACACGTGCAGGCAGCCTTGGCTCCAAGGATGGCCAGAAG GATGTCAATGGGCCCCCGAGGGAGCTTCGCCCGAGGCTCTGCCACCTTCGAAAGGGCCCTCAGGGCTATGGGTTCAACCTGCACAGTGACAAGTCGCGGCCAGGACAGTACATTCGTTCGGTGGACGTGGGCTCGCCGGCCGCCCACTCTGGCCTCCGTGCCCAAGATCGACTTATTGAG GTGAATGGGCAGAATGTGGAGGGACTGCGCCACGCAGAGGTGGTTGCCAGCATCAAGGCACGAGAGGATGAGGCCCGGCTGTTGGTGGTGGACCCGGAAACGGACGAGCACTTCAAGAGGCTGCGGGTGACCCCCACCGAGGAGCATGTGGAAG GTCCACTGCCATCACCTGTCACCAATGGGACCAGCCCTGCCCAG GACCGCAGCACCTGGAAGCACGACCCTTTTCAGGAGAGTGGCCTCCACCTGAGCCCCACGGCGGCTGAGGCCAAGGAGAAGGCAAAAGCCACCAGGGTCAACAAGCGGGCCCCGCAGATGGACTGGAACCAGAAGCGTGAGATCTTCAGCAATTTCTGA
- the NHERF2 gene encoding Na(+)/H(+) exchange regulatory cofactor NHE-RF2 isoform X3 — MATPEPLRPRLCCLVRGEQGYGFHLHGEKGRRGQFIRRVEPGSPAEAAELRAGDRLVEVNGVNVEGETHHQVVQRIKAVEGQTRLLVVDKETDEELRRRQLTCTEEMAQRGLPPAHDPWEPKPGWTRAGSLGSKDGQKDVNGPPRELRPRLCHLRKGPQGYGFNLHSDKSRPGQYIRSVDVGSPAAHSGLRAQDRLIEVNGQNVEGLRHAEVVASIKAREDEARLLVVDPETDEHFKRLRVTPTEEHVEGPQHLEARPFSGEWPPPEPHGG, encoded by the exons ATGGCCACCCCAGAACCGCTGCGGCCGCGCCTGTGCTGCCTGGTGCGTGGCGAGCAAGGCTACGGCTTCCACCTGCATGGCGAGAAGGGCCGTCGCGGGCAGTTCATCCGGCGCGTGGAGCCCGGTTCCCCGGCCGAGGCGGCCGAGCTGCGCGCTGGAGACCGCCTGGTCGAGGTCAACGGCGTCAACGTGGAGGGCGAAACGCACCACCAG GTGGTCCAGAGGATCAAGGCTGTGGAGGGGCAGACGCGGCTGCTGGTGGTAGACAAGGAGACGGACGAGGAGCTGCGCCGGCGGCAGCTGACCTGCACTGAGGAGATGGCCCAGCGAGGGCTTCCACCCGCCCATGACCCCTGGGAGCCAAAGCCGGGCTGGACACGTGCAGGCAGCCTTGGCTCCAAGGATGGCCAGAAG GATGTCAATGGGCCCCCGAGGGAGCTTCGCCCGAGGCTCTGCCACCTTCGAAAGGGCCCTCAGGGCTATGGGTTCAACCTGCACAGTGACAAGTCGCGGCCAGGACAGTACATTCGTTCGGTGGACGTGGGCTCGCCGGCCGCCCACTCTGGCCTCCGTGCCCAAGATCGACTTATTGAG GTGAATGGGCAGAATGTGGAGGGACTGCGCCACGCAGAGGTGGTTGCCAGCATCAAGGCACGAGAGGATGAGGCCCGGCTGTTGGTGGTGGACCCGGAAACGGACGAGCACTTCAAGAGGCTGCGGGTGACCCCCACCGAGGAGCATGTGGAAG GACCGCAGCACCTGGAAGCACGACCCTTTTCAGGAGAGTGGCCTCCACCTGAGCCCCACGGCGGCTGA
- the NHERF2 gene encoding Na(+)/H(+) exchange regulatory cofactor NHE-RF2 isoform X1 — protein sequence MATPEPLRPRLCCLVRGEQGYGFHLHGEKGRRGQFIRRVEPGSPAEAAELRAGDRLVEVNGVNVEGETHHQVVQRIKAVEGQTRLLVVDKETDEELRRRQLTCTEEMAQRGLPPAHDPWEPKPGWTRAGSLGSKDGQKDVNGPPRELRPRLCHLRKGPQGYGFNLHSDKSRPGQYIRSVDVGSPAAHSGLRAQDRLIEVNGQNVEGLRHAEVVASIKAREDEARLLVVDPETDEHFKRLRVTPTEEHVEGPLPSPVTNGTSPAQLNGGSACSSRSDLPGLDKDNEDRSTWKHDPFQESGLHLSPTAAEAKEKAKATRVNKRAPQMDWNQKREIFSNF from the exons ATGGCCACCCCAGAACCGCTGCGGCCGCGCCTGTGCTGCCTGGTGCGTGGCGAGCAAGGCTACGGCTTCCACCTGCATGGCGAGAAGGGCCGTCGCGGGCAGTTCATCCGGCGCGTGGAGCCCGGTTCCCCGGCCGAGGCGGCCGAGCTGCGCGCTGGAGACCGCCTGGTCGAGGTCAACGGCGTCAACGTGGAGGGCGAAACGCACCACCAG GTGGTCCAGAGGATCAAGGCTGTGGAGGGGCAGACGCGGCTGCTGGTGGTAGACAAGGAGACGGACGAGGAGCTGCGCCGGCGGCAGCTGACCTGCACTGAGGAGATGGCCCAGCGAGGGCTTCCACCCGCCCATGACCCCTGGGAGCCAAAGCCGGGCTGGACACGTGCAGGCAGCCTTGGCTCCAAGGATGGCCAGAAG GATGTCAATGGGCCCCCGAGGGAGCTTCGCCCGAGGCTCTGCCACCTTCGAAAGGGCCCTCAGGGCTATGGGTTCAACCTGCACAGTGACAAGTCGCGGCCAGGACAGTACATTCGTTCGGTGGACGTGGGCTCGCCGGCCGCCCACTCTGGCCTCCGTGCCCAAGATCGACTTATTGAG GTGAATGGGCAGAATGTGGAGGGACTGCGCCACGCAGAGGTGGTTGCCAGCATCAAGGCACGAGAGGATGAGGCCCGGCTGTTGGTGGTGGACCCGGAAACGGACGAGCACTTCAAGAGGCTGCGGGTGACCCCCACCGAGGAGCATGTGGAAG GTCCACTGCCATCACCTGTCACCAATGGGACCAGCCCTGCCCAG CTCAATGGTGGCTCAGCGTGTTCATCCCGAAGTGATCTGCCTGGCTTAGACAAGGACAATGAG GACCGCAGCACCTGGAAGCACGACCCTTTTCAGGAGAGTGGCCTCCACCTGAGCCCCACGGCGGCTGAGGCCAAGGAGAAGGCAAAAGCCACCAGGGTCAACAAGCGGGCCCCGCAGATGGACTGGAACCAGAAGCGTGAGATCTTCAGCAATTTCTGA